The genomic region ATGCTGTGTCGTCCGGCCTGTACTGCCACACGTAAACACGCTTAACCGCCCACGCTCTGACCTGCCACCAACATGCACTGTATCTACACCGTCTCCGTACAGCCATTCCAGTAAGTACGACATACTGCCCCATGACTGCGTGGTCCCGGGCTCGCTTCCAGTACAGTCGCTAGACACGCCTACGACTGTCTCGATACTCTCCCCGGAAAACTTCGTCTTCAGCGGCTCCAAACGGCTTCATTTCCCGAACTGTTGCTGGGTTTTCGCGTCATGTCATTAACTCTCTGGACCATCTCACGGTTTTCGTACAGATACTGCTTGCCAGCGTGATGGTACAGGCAGCGGGAGTGTATTTGCCACTCTCTTGAGTAGCCGCGTCATCGGGCAGTTGCGTGTCCCCCGGCAGAAGCAGTCATGAGTAAGCGCCGAAAAGGCAACCAGTGTCTCGTACCACAATCCAACGGCTCCACCTCGTGTGGTCGGCTGATTCGGGTTGGCAGCGATTTAGGGTTGAAACATCCTGTGGTTGTCAATCTCACAGTGGTTCCCAATCAGCAGCTCAGGCCCCGGGACTGCTCGTCTCCTCTACCGGTCTACGATATGCTGCGAATGCTACCCTTGCGTACACGCCCGTTGCCCTCGTTGCCACGGAAATCCGGTCGGTCTGGTGTTCTCCGACCGACGTATTCGGTCCTTCTTCGTATTCAAGCATTCGCGCCATGCGTCGCTGTTCTGTGGCACTAACAGGTGGCAGGCTATCGAGAACAACTTCGCACTGCCCTGGGGCGGTCTGTACCACGACCCTGTCCGCTTCTGCACACGGAACCGAGCGTCCGATCGCTGGGACAATACAGACCACGAGGCTATAGAGTACTGAACCGAAACCCTCCTGCATTAGCGTGTCGAGACTGAAACTAGGGCTATGCGTACCCGACGACACGCGTCTGCTCAGGTGGGTGAGTCCGGTGGCTAACGACGCACTCGTTCTCTTGTTCATGATTGCGATCCTTCTGGTAGTCATGATTGTAACCCTTATCGGTGGGTTCTATCTGGTCAAGTATCTCGTCGAGCGGACGTTCAATTCGTAAGCGTGGCCCACCAGAACAGTCTGACCATCTGATGTTTAATTACTACTGATAATCCTCATGCGACACTCTCAGCGATGCACTCGGAACAAGTAAACTCTATATGGCTATACAGAATTTGAGTTGGTCAATCCAGATTCGGATTGGATATCAGAAGCTCAGTAGCCAGGCCATATCGTACTCGCATGTCAGCAGCGATCTGAACTGACCGAATCAGGACGAGTTATCCCTGTGGCGAGGACAGTTTCTTTTCACGAGCTACTCGAATTCAGCGTTGGGCTGCCGTGAGAACGATGGCTGTCAGCAGAAATCAGCGACGTGGTCGCCGGTCCGGACTTCCGCCGGAACATCTGTCAGTCTCTATCTCTTCCGGTCGCTACGCCCAGAATCGTCGTCTCAGCGTCGAAATACGTCGGCGCGTCGGTCTCGATTTCGAATTCAAGAACAGTTTCGAGATCGCCAGCGTCCTCGGCGAGTTGTTCTGCAAGATCTGTATATCCCGCAGCCAACGTCCGGTATTCCTCAATTGTTGCCTGTTTCGTTTGCGCTCGCTCCTGCTTGGCCTCGATTTCGGCGATAGTAGCTTCCGCATCACCGTCCGGACGGTCGGGACTCTCGGTTAATGTCGCACGAGCGGTGGCAGTGTCCTGTTCGATTTCTTCGAGCAGATCGGAGAGCGCCGCGCTCTGTTGCTCTATCTGACCCGCAAGAATCGCAGCTTGGGTTCGACAGTACTCGGCGAGTTCAGCCCGCGAAATATCGCCCATGTCGTCGCTCATTGAACACGGTACGTCGCCAGCGCGAAAACCGGTTTCGGTGAAAGCAGCGACGCGGGTTACTCTTCTTCCTCTTCGCCGAGACTCTGTGACGGACCGCCCGAGAAGACGAACTCGTGTTCGGCTTCGGTTTCGAAGCGGTTCAGGATGTCACCGAGTGGCTTCGCGTAGCGTTTGAGCTGTTCGGCCCGCGAAGACACCTCGTTGAGCTCTGCGGCCTGCTCTTCGGCTGCGCCAGCGACAGTCTGGGTCTCGGCCATCATCTGGTCACTCGTTTCGGCGGCCGACTGCAGCGTCGTCGCAACCGTCCGGAACCGCTCAAGCGAGTCGCCCAGATCGATGTCCGGATTGTCCGCTTCCAGTTCTTCGAGCGTGTCCACGAGGGTGTCGAGGTCCTCCGAGATGGTTGCGAGACGGTCCTTCTGATCGTAGGCGTCGTCGGAGATTTTCTGCGTCGATTCGGCGACCTGCTCGGACGCGTCACGGACAGACTCCGCACTTGACAGAACGACGTCCCCAGATTCCGCAACTTCATCGGCGAAGCTGTTGAGCTGGCCGATCGTCTTTTCGAGTTCGTCGACCATGCCGTTGAACTCGCTGGCGATACGATCCATCGATTCGTTCTCGCCGTCGGTGTCCATCCGCTCGGTCAGGTTTCCAGCGGCCGTCTCCTCCATCACGTCGGAGAACTCCTCGGCCTTCTTCTGGAGATACTTGTTGACTTCGAGGGCTTCGGCTCGGGAAACCTCCGCCTCTTTCTGTGCACGCTCGGCCTCGTTGATCTGCTGTTTGAGCGCGTCGCGCATATCAGCGAACCCGCTGTACAGGCGACCGACGTTGTCGATGCGACTGGTAGCGATATCGACGTCGAGGTTCCCCTGTCGCATCTGGTCCGTTTTTCGGGTCAGTCGGTCAATAGACGTCGCCGTGTTGTACCCGAGTATCGCACCGACGCCTGCGATGAGTAGCACCATCAGTGCCGTCCCGATGAGCCCGTACTGTTGGACGTTCTGGACGAACCCAAATACCGCAGAGTTAGGCGCGTGCACGAGGACGACCCAGTTCGTTCCCTGTATCGGTGCGTAGCCGACGGTGTAGCGTTCGCTGAGGACGTCAGCCGCCGGCATATCGGCGGTGACACCGGATTGCTGTTCTGAAGACCGGAGGTCATTTGCCTCGGTGATCGGCGCGGTCGCGCGGCTGCTCTCGCTGTACGACTGCAGTATATTCTCTCCGAGGCCACGGCTCCCGTCTCTGGGTTCGTCGATCATGACGACCGCCGACCCGTTGACGACTTGCGTGAATCCGCCTTCGGCCCTGTTGTTCCCCTGTAGCGAGTTGGCAATCTCATCGAGTGAGTATTCAATGAGAATATACCGGTTCTGCGAGGCATCGACAGGGCTGACAAAGCCAACGACAGGGCCGGAGTTTGTCTGGTACACGTCAGAGACGACGACATCGCTTGCCGTCTCGAAGTCGGCACCGGTAAGCCAGCCTCTGCTCGTCGATTCGAGCGGTGAGTTGGTCAGTACCTGTGAGTTAGATGTGCTGGCGACGACTTGAGACTGGGCTGCGTTCCGTTCGATCAGATGGATATCGGACGCATCTGCCGACAAGGCGGCTTTCCGATTATTGAGTTCGATATTGATATCGTCGGTATCGCTACTGGCCCAGATATCATCTGAGGAGACGAATTGAGTCGATAGCCGGTTTCGGTCTACCCACTGTGACAGGATGTCCGCTTCCTGTGCGGCTGCGTTCTCGTAGTCACTCAGAACCTGTTTTTCAGTGTAATCTCTGACCTGCTCCGTCGCGGCAAGACCGATGAGCCCAACCGACAGCGCCATGACGAAGAGGACGATGCCGAATTTGAGTGCAAAGTTTCGCCGGATGAAATCCGGGACGACTGTCGCCAGAATCCCACCGCCGGCGTTCGAATCGGTCTCTGAACTGTCTGGTATCTGTGTGTCTCCTGAGCTCATTGTTAGTTCCCTCCAAGCGAGCAGTTCGCCGCTGGGTCGCTATCGCACGCGTACTGTACATCCGCTGGTTCCCCGACCAGCTCGTAGTAGGTCCCATAGGATTGCTGTATCTCCGACTTGCCTCTCACAACCGGCACCTGACGCATCGCCTGATGATCACAGGCCCGGAGCGTCTGTGGTCCGAGGCCAGCATCGTACTCGTGGCCTTCGAGCGCTCCGATGACATCGAGCGGATTGAACGTTCCCGCCCGCTCGACTGCGCTGGCGTATTGCAGCGTTTGCGTATATGCGATATGCGCTGGTCCTGATGGGGAGACTGATTTCGAGGAGCCAGTCGAACTGCTGTACTCCTCACGGAACGTCTCTCGGAATGAGTTAGACAGCGGCGAGTTGATTGCTGGACTCCAGGCGACAGTCCCGATAACGCCCTCTATCGCATCGCCTGCGGTCTGGGCAATATCCTTCGAAGCCATTGGAAGAACGATATTCGACTCCGGGAACTCATCTCGGAACGCCCGGAGTGCGTTTACTGCGTCGAGGCCCCCGAGTCCAAGCACAATCACGTCGAAATCGACCGACTTGATGTCTGCTGCGTACTGGGAGTAATCGCTTGTCCCGACCTGTGCGGTCGTGTCCCAGACAGGTGCCCAGCCGATATTCCCGAGAGCTGCATCCATATCATCCCGGAGCGTCTGTCCCCAGTCACTGTCCTGAAAGATCTTGACGTAATTGGCGTCTTCGCCGAACTCGCTACGGAGTGCTGGGGCCAGCGCCGCTGCCGCCATGCGGTTATTGAACATCTCACGGAAGGAGTACCGGTTACAGTCGGCCCCCGTCAGCGAATTCGCGTTCGCCATCGTCGCCATGTACACGATTTGATTCTTCGCGGCAACCTTCTGATTAGCCAGGCCGGAACTGCTGGACGTGCCGCCAGCAAGCATAATCACTTCCTCGCTATCAACAAGCCGCTGTGCGTTACGCCGAGCGGTATCTGAATTGCCACCCGTGTCTTCGACAGCGAATTCGACATCCTTATTCAGAAGACCGTCACCGTCAAGGGGCGACTCGTATTTCTCGCTCGTTACCCACCCACCACCGTTGTTAATGTGCTTGACCGCGAGTTTGAAGCCTCGGAGTTCCTGTTTGCCGGCCGTTGAGTACGCTCCAGAGGACGCGATGTTGAAACCAAATGTCACCGAATCCCCGGACACCGGATAATTTCCGACTGGAGTTGGGGTCGGCGTCTTATCTCCATCTGTCACACCCTCGCTGCCACCACAACCGGCAAGTCCGGCCAGCCCGGACACACCAATCGAACGGAGTAGGTTCCGCCTAGAGACCGACGGTCCACCTCCATCTCTCCCTGAATCCATACTGCCGTGTCTTAATTAGTATAGCACATAAACTTTTGGAGAAAACTTATACTGCCTATAACCTATGACGAAAAATACGAGCTAACGCGCTCAGCTTCAGTAAGGTGTGACTAACAGATCGGTCTGGCGGCTGGTTCTCCGGGATTTATACCCAGTCAGTGAGCAACGTCGGATATGACGGAGTTAGTTACGTTCGGTGAGACAATGTTGCGGTTGTCGCCACCTGACGACGAGCGACTGGAGACCGCAGACCAGTACACGGTCAGGGCGGCTGGCGCGGAGTCAAACGTCGCAGTCGCTGCGCAACGACTTGGACTAGATGCACTGTGGGCCTCAAAACTCCCCGATTCGCCGGTCGGCCGACGAGTCACAGGCGAACTCAAGCACCATGGCGTGTCGGTCGATATCGCTTGGGACGACGCAGACAGCGCCCGACAGGGGACCTATTATCTAGAACAGGGCAGTCCACCGCGTGGCAACGACGTTATTTACGACCGTCAAAACGCCAGTGTCACAACCGCCACACCGGCGGAGCTTCCAACGGAGACCATCGCAGACGCCGCGGGGTTCCATACCTCGGGTATCACACCGGCGCTCTCGGAGACACTCGAATCGACCACTGCTGACCTCCTCTCGCTCGCACAGGACGCGGGTACGACCACGAGCTTCGACCTGAACTACCGCTCGAAACTCTGGACGCCAGCCGAAGCCCGATCAGTGTTGACCGAGCTCTTCCCGTCTGTCGACGTACTCGTAGTCGCAGAACGTGACGCGAACGTCGTGCTGGACCGGGACGGCGACGCGGAAGCGATTGCGCGGGACCTCACGGCCGAGTACGGGTTCGAAGCGACGGTTATCACCCGCGGCAGCGATGGAGCGCTCGCGCTTGCCGACGGGACCGTAACAGAGCAGCCGACGTTCGAGTCGACTGATGCACATCCGGTCGGGACCGGTGATTCCTTTGTCGGCGGCTTCCTCTCGCAGTATCTCTCTAGCGGTACTGTTGCAGAGGGTCTCGCCTGGGGTGCCGCGACGGCTGCACTCAAACGGACGATTCCGGGCGACATTGCCGTCGTGTCCCCTGACGAAATCCGCTCGATTCTCAGCGGCGACACGGAAGCGATTTCGCGGTAGCTACGCCGTCCAGCAAGCTTCTTATCCCTTCGCGGGGAACGGCAGGGTATGATTAACTATGAACGCTGTAAACTGTGGCTCCCCGGGGACGGAGGTCACAATGCGTAGCGCGAAGATCGTCTGTACCCTCGGTCCCGCGTCGGACTCGGTCGACGACATCGCGTCGCTTGCAAAGGCCGGAATGTCTGTTGCCAGACTGAACGCGAGTCAC from Haloarcula rubripromontorii harbors:
- the kdgK1 gene encoding bifunctional 2-dehydro-3-deoxygluconokinase/2-dehydro-3-deoxygalactonokinase, with the translated sequence MTELVTFGETMLRLSPPDDERLETADQYTVRAAGAESNVAVAAQRLGLDALWASKLPDSPVGRRVTGELKHHGVSVDIAWDDADSARQGTYYLEQGSPPRGNDVIYDRQNASVTTATPAELPTETIADAAGFHTSGITPALSETLESTTADLLSLAQDAGTTTSFDLNYRSKLWTPAEARSVLTELFPSVDVLVVAERDANVVLDRDGDAEAIARDLTAEYGFEATVITRGSDGALALADGTVTEQPTFESTDAHPVGTGDSFVGGFLSQYLSSGTVAEGLAWGAATAALKRTIPGDIAVVSPDEIRSILSGDTEAISR
- a CDS encoding ABC transporter substrate-binding protein produces the protein MSGDSVTFGFNIASSGAYSTAGKQELRGFKLAVKHINNGGGWVTSEKYESPLDGDGLLNKDVEFAVEDTGGNSDTARRNAQRLVDSEEVIMLAGGTSSSSGLANQKVAAKNQIVYMATMANANSLTGADCNRYSFREMFNNRMAAAALAPALRSEFGEDANYVKIFQDSDWGQTLRDDMDAALGNIGWAPVWDTTAQVGTSDYSQYAADIKSVDFDVIVLGLGGLDAVNALRAFRDEFPESNIVLPMASKDIAQTAGDAIEGVIGTVAWSPAINSPLSNSFRETFREEYSSSTGSSKSVSPSGPAHIAYTQTLQYASAVERAGTFNPLDVIGALEGHEYDAGLGPQTLRACDHQAMRQVPVVRGKSEIQQSYGTYYELVGEPADVQYACDSDPAANCSLGGN
- a CDS encoding HAMP domain-containing protein; its protein translation is MSSGDTQIPDSSETDSNAGGGILATVVPDFIRRNFALKFGIVLFVMALSVGLIGLAATEQVRDYTEKQVLSDYENAAAQEADILSQWVDRNRLSTQFVSSDDIWASSDTDDINIELNNRKAALSADASDIHLIERNAAQSQVVASTSNSQVLTNSPLESTSRGWLTGADFETASDVVVSDVYQTNSGPVVGFVSPVDASQNRYILIEYSLDEIANSLQGNNRAEGGFTQVVNGSAVVMIDEPRDGSRGLGENILQSYSESSRATAPITEANDLRSSEQQSGVTADMPAADVLSERYTVGYAPIQGTNWVVLVHAPNSAVFGFVQNVQQYGLIGTALMVLLIAGVGAILGYNTATSIDRLTRKTDQMRQGNLDVDIATSRIDNVGRLYSGFADMRDALKQQINEAERAQKEAEVSRAEALEVNKYLQKKAEEFSDVMEETAAGNLTERMDTDGENESMDRIASEFNGMVDELEKTIGQLNSFADEVAESGDVVLSSAESVRDASEQVAESTQKISDDAYDQKDRLATISEDLDTLVDTLEELEADNPDIDLGDSLERFRTVATTLQSAAETSDQMMAETQTVAGAAEEQAAELNEVSSRAEQLKRYAKPLGDILNRFETEAEHEFVFSGGPSQSLGEEEEE